In the Gemmatimonadota bacterium genome, one interval contains:
- a CDS encoding aldehyde dehydrogenase family protein, with translation MTRDEILSALGIGEVNPGGFAGEWVGSGPDLEVYSPIDGSRLATVQQVTEHEYDVIVDEAYAAFLEWRKVPAPRRGEIVRQLGNKLREKKQTLGELVTLEMGKIKAEGQGEVQEMIDICDFAVGLSRQLYGLTMTSERPDHHMREQWHPLGVVGVISAFNFPVAVWSWNAALAAVCGDSTVWKPASGTPLTAIAVTKIAAEVCVENDVDPAIFSLTVGKGSTVGDRLLHDKRIPLVSATGSCAVGKRVGEVVGKRLGRTILELGGNNAIIVTAHANLDLALPAILFGSVGTAGQRCTSTRRIIVHRSVRDELVTRLVNAYEGVRIGNPLHDDTLMGPLVNAQAVDDLLAARQKVQDEGGEILYGGECLEGDEYPGGLYVTPCIAAAQNQYQIVQDETFAPILYIIEYGSADVTPAEAVAQMDEALDMHNDVPQGLSSSIFTDNFREAEYFLSHRGSDCGIANVNIGTSGAEIGGAFGGEKETGGGRESGSDAWKAYMRRQTNTVNWSTELPLAQGISFDVG, from the coding sequence ATGACCAGGGACGAGATTCTCTCCGCACTCGGTATCGGAGAAGTGAACCCCGGTGGATTCGCCGGCGAATGGGTAGGATCCGGGCCGGATCTCGAGGTCTACTCGCCCATCGATGGCTCCCGCCTCGCGACGGTTCAGCAGGTCACCGAGCACGAGTACGACGTGATCGTCGACGAGGCATACGCGGCATTCCTCGAGTGGCGCAAAGTGCCGGCTCCGAGGCGCGGAGAGATCGTACGCCAGCTCGGCAACAAGCTGCGCGAGAAAAAGCAGACGCTCGGCGAGCTCGTCACCCTCGAGATGGGAAAGATCAAAGCTGAGGGTCAGGGCGAGGTCCAGGAGATGATCGACATCTGCGACTTCGCGGTGGGTCTCTCCCGTCAGCTCTATGGCCTCACCATGACGAGCGAACGGCCCGACCACCACATGCGCGAGCAGTGGCATCCGCTCGGGGTCGTCGGGGTGATCAGCGCATTCAACTTCCCCGTGGCGGTGTGGAGCTGGAACGCGGCGCTCGCGGCCGTGTGCGGTGACTCCACGGTGTGGAAGCCGGCTTCGGGCACGCCCCTCACTGCGATCGCGGTCACGAAGATCGCCGCCGAAGTGTGCGTGGAAAACGACGTCGATCCTGCGATCTTCTCGCTCACGGTCGGCAAGGGCTCGACGGTGGGCGACCGACTCCTCCACGACAAACGCATCCCGCTCGTCTCAGCGACAGGTTCGTGCGCCGTCGGCAAGCGCGTGGGCGAGGTGGTCGGGAAGCGACTCGGGCGCACAATCCTCGAGCTCGGCGGCAACAACGCCATCATCGTGACGGCGCATGCGAACTTGGATCTCGCGCTGCCGGCGATCCTCTTCGGCTCGGTCGGCACGGCGGGCCAGCGCTGCACCAGCACGCGTCGAATCATCGTGCACCGCTCGGTTCGCGACGAGCTCGTCACCCGCCTCGTGAACGCGTACGAGGGTGTAAGAATCGGCAACCCACTCCATGACGACACGCTCATGGGCCCCCTCGTCAACGCGCAGGCCGTCGACGACCTCCTGGCGGCACGTCAGAAGGTCCAGGATGAGGGGGGCGAGATCCTTTACGGCGGCGAGTGCCTAGAGGGCGACGAATACCCGGGCGGGTTGTATGTCACGCCTTGCATCGCAGCGGCGCAGAACCAGTACCAGATCGTTCAGGACGAGACGTTCGCGCCCATCCTCTACATCATCGAGTACGGCTCGGCCGACGTGACACCGGCCGAGGCAGTCGCACAAATGGACGAGGCACTCGATATGCACAACGACGTTCCGCAGGGGCTCTCCTCCTCGATCTTCACGGACAACTTCCGCGAGGCCGAGTATTTCCTCTCGCACCGTGGCTCGGACTGCGGCATCGCCAACGTGAACATCGGCACCTCAGGTGCCGAGATCGGTGGCGCGTTCGGTGGTGAGAAGGAGACCGGTGGTGGACGTGAGTCCGGCTCGGACGCGTGGAAAGCGTACATGCGTCGGCAGACGAATACGGTGAATTGGAGCACCGAGCTGCCGCTGGCCCAAGGCATATCGTTCGACGTGGGCTAG